From Desmodus rotundus isolate HL8 chromosome 12, HLdesRot8A.1, whole genome shotgun sequence, one genomic window encodes:
- the OLFML2B gene encoding olfactomedin-like protein 2B isoform X2, which produces MAKPLLLVLCLALGVAPGCPSSASPAGTSEPPAGTSEPPVGTSEPPAGTSQPPLAQTVAPTEAETLQNEADNQENILSQLLGDYDKVKAVSEGTNCQCKCVVRPMGQDACRRAHTGDSRQEDFYTVETITSGPACKCACIAPPSALNPCEGDFRLQKLREADSRDLKLATILDMLEGAFYGLDLLKLHSVTTKLVGRVDKLEEEVSKNLTKENEQIKEDVEGIRAEMSKRGKENCSQNAGHSLPDVRSALQRDAAAAYTHPEAFLQEATVSQHVNSVELPRTRPLAPPELHRPQRPLHRQVHLRGRPASKPTIIRGITYYKAKDPEDENDIEEQQDELFSGDGGVDLLIEDQLLRHDHLLASVPRRAAATRHSVAMATGMGTEATALSSARPHVSPSAPGVLDPTVSAVAEPTSTPTLATPMASDPPGEAGLAPSTQASPTTVAHTATQPSPTPAAPPVAPGDTFLGTTHLALVPPTTVRTDSLEKEALTAGPGTALASPTPNPEEADDIRNVIGRCKDTLSTITGPTTQNTYGRNEGAWMKDPLASDERIYVTNYYYGNTLVEFRNLESFKQGRWSNSYKLPYSWVGTGHVVYGGAFYYSRAFTRNLIKYDLRRRFVAAWAMLHDVAYEEATPWSWQGHSDVDFAVDENGLWLIYPALDDEGFGQEVILLSKLNAADLSTRKETTWRTGLRRHLYGNCFVICGVLYAVDSHDQRNANISYAFDTHTNTQIVPRLLFENEYSYTTQVDYNPKDRLLYAWDNGHQVTYRVIFAY; this is translated from the exons ATGGCCAAGCCTCTGCTGCTGGTTCTGTGCCTGGCTCTGGGTGTGGCTCCAGGCTGCCCGTCCAGCGCGTCCCCCGCGGGAACCAGCGAGCCCCCCGCAGGAACCAGTGAGCCCCCTGTGGGAACCAGCGAACCCCCCGCGGGAACCAGCCAGCCCCCGCTCGCCCAGACCGTGGCTCCCACGGAGGCTGAGACCCTGCAGAATGAAGCGGACAACCAGGAGAACATCTTGTCTCAG TTGCTGGGAGACTATGACAAGGTCAAGGCCGTGTCTGAGGGCACCAACTGCCAGTGCAAGTGCGTGGTGAGGCCCATGGGCCAGGACGCCTGCCGGAGGGCGCACACGGGGGACTCCCGACAAGAGGACTTCTACACGGTGGAGACCATCACCTCCGGCCCCGCCTGCAAGTGCGCCTGCATCGCGCCGCCTTCCGCCCTCAACCCCTGCGAGGGGGACTTCAGGCTCCAGAAGCTTCGGGAGGCCGACAGCCGAGACCTGAAG CTGGCCACCATCCTCGACATGCTGGAAGGGGCTTTCTATGGCCTGGACCTCCTGAAGCTGCATTCGGTCACCACCAAGCTGGTGGGGCGAGTGGACAAACTGGAGGAG GAAGTTTCTAAAAACCTCACCAAGGAAAACGAGCAAATCAAAGAGGATGTGGAAGGAATTCGAGCTGAGATGAGCAAGCGAGGCAAGGAGAACTGCTCCCAAAACGCAGGACACAGCCTCCCAGACGTCCGCTCGGCCCTGCAGAGGGACGCGGCGGCTGCCTACACACACCCCGAG GCGTTCCTGCAGGAGGCCACCGTGTCCCAGCATGTCAACTCCGTCGAGCTCCCGCGGACGCGGCCACTGGCTCCACCGGAGCTGCACAGGCCACAGCGGCCTCTCCACAGGCAGGTGCACCTGCGGGGCCGGCCGGCCTCCAAGCCCACCATCATCCGGGGCATCACCTACTACAAGGCCAAGGACCCCGAGGACGAGAACGACATCGAGGAGCAGC agGACGAGCTCTTCAGCGGGGATGGCGGCGTGGACCTGCTGATTGAGGACCAGCTGCTGAGACATGACCACCTGCTCGCCAGTGTGCCCCGCAGGGCAGCTGCCACCCGGCACAGCGTGGCCATGGCCACTGGCATGGGCACCGAGGCCACAGCCCTGTCCTCCGCACGGCCACATGTCTCCCCATCGGCGCCTGGCGTCCTGGACCCCACTGTCTCTGCTGTGGCTGAGCCGACCTCCACGCCCACGTTGGCCACGCCCATGGCTTCGGATCCCCCGGGGGAGGCGGGCCTTGCACCTTCCACTCAGGCCTCACCCACCACGGTGGCCCACACAGCCACCCAGCCATCTCCGACCCCAGCTGCTCCACCTGTGGCTCCTGGGGATACGTTTCTGGGGACCACACACTTGGCCCTCGTGCCCCCCACCACGGTCAGGACAGATTCGCTGGAGAAGGAGGCCCTCACTGCCGGGCCAGGCACGGCCCTTGCCAGCCCCACCCCGAACCCAGAGGAGGCAGACGACATCCGGAATGTCATAG gaAGGTGCAAGGACACCCTGTCCACAATCACGGGGCCCACCACCCAGAACACCTACGGGAGGAACGAAGGGGCCTGGATGAAGGACCCCCTGGCCAGCGACGAGCGGATCTACGTGACCAATTACTACTATGGCAACACTCTGGTGGAGTTCCGGAACCTGGAGAGCTTCAAGCAGG GCCGCTGGAGCAACTCCTACAAGCTGCCCTACAGCTGGGTGGGCACGGGCCACGTGGTGTACGGCGGCGCCTTCTACTACAGCCGGGCCTTCACCCGCAACCTCATCAAGTACGACCTGCGCCGCCGCTTCGTGGCCGCCTGGGCCATGCTGCACGACGTGGCCTACGAGGAGGCTACTCCCTGGAGCTGGCAGGGCCACTCGGACGTGGACTTCGCCGTGGACGAGAACGGCCTGTGGCTCATCTACCCGGCCCTGGACGACGAGGGCTTCGGCCAGGAGGTGATCCTGCTGAGCAAGCTCAACGCAGCCGACCTGAGCACGCGGAAGGAGACCACGTGGCGCACGGGGCTGCGCCGCCACCTGTACGGCAACTGCTTCGTCATCTGCGGGGTGCTCTACGCCGTGGACAGCCACGACCAGCGCAACGCCAACATCTCCTACGCCTTCGACACCCACACCAACACGCAGATCGTGCCGCGGCTGCTGTTCGAGAACGAGTACTCCTACACCACGCAGGTGGACTACAACCCCAAGGACCGGCTGCTCTACGCCTGGGACAACGGCCACCAGGTCACCTACCGCGTCATCTTCGCCTACTGA
- the OLFML2B gene encoding olfactomedin-like protein 2B isoform X1, giving the protein MAKPLLLVLCLALGVAPGCPSSASPAGTSEPPAGTSEPPVGTSEPPAGTSQPPLAQTVAPTEAETLQNEADNQENILSQLLGDYDKVKAVSEGTNCQCKCVVRPMGQDACRRAHTGDSRQEDFYTVETITSGPACKCACIAPPSALNPCEGDFRLQKLREADSRDLKLATILDMLEGAFYGLDLLKLHSVTTKLVGRVDKLEEEVSKNLTKENEQIKEDVEGIRAEMSKRGKENCSQNAGHSLPDVRSALQRDAAAAYTHPEEAFLQEATVSQHVNSVELPRTRPLAPPELHRPQRPLHRQVHLRGRPASKPTIIRGITYYKAKDPEDENDIEEQQDELFSGDGGVDLLIEDQLLRHDHLLASVPRRAAATRHSVAMATGMGTEATALSSARPHVSPSAPGVLDPTVSAVAEPTSTPTLATPMASDPPGEAGLAPSTQASPTTVAHTATQPSPTPAAPPVAPGDTFLGTTHLALVPPTTVRTDSLEKEALTAGPGTALASPTPNPEEADDIRNVIGRCKDTLSTITGPTTQNTYGRNEGAWMKDPLASDERIYVTNYYYGNTLVEFRNLESFKQGRWSNSYKLPYSWVGTGHVVYGGAFYYSRAFTRNLIKYDLRRRFVAAWAMLHDVAYEEATPWSWQGHSDVDFAVDENGLWLIYPALDDEGFGQEVILLSKLNAADLSTRKETTWRTGLRRHLYGNCFVICGVLYAVDSHDQRNANISYAFDTHTNTQIVPRLLFENEYSYTTQVDYNPKDRLLYAWDNGHQVTYRVIFAY; this is encoded by the exons ATGGCCAAGCCTCTGCTGCTGGTTCTGTGCCTGGCTCTGGGTGTGGCTCCAGGCTGCCCGTCCAGCGCGTCCCCCGCGGGAACCAGCGAGCCCCCCGCAGGAACCAGTGAGCCCCCTGTGGGAACCAGCGAACCCCCCGCGGGAACCAGCCAGCCCCCGCTCGCCCAGACCGTGGCTCCCACGGAGGCTGAGACCCTGCAGAATGAAGCGGACAACCAGGAGAACATCTTGTCTCAG TTGCTGGGAGACTATGACAAGGTCAAGGCCGTGTCTGAGGGCACCAACTGCCAGTGCAAGTGCGTGGTGAGGCCCATGGGCCAGGACGCCTGCCGGAGGGCGCACACGGGGGACTCCCGACAAGAGGACTTCTACACGGTGGAGACCATCACCTCCGGCCCCGCCTGCAAGTGCGCCTGCATCGCGCCGCCTTCCGCCCTCAACCCCTGCGAGGGGGACTTCAGGCTCCAGAAGCTTCGGGAGGCCGACAGCCGAGACCTGAAG CTGGCCACCATCCTCGACATGCTGGAAGGGGCTTTCTATGGCCTGGACCTCCTGAAGCTGCATTCGGTCACCACCAAGCTGGTGGGGCGAGTGGACAAACTGGAGGAG GAAGTTTCTAAAAACCTCACCAAGGAAAACGAGCAAATCAAAGAGGATGTGGAAGGAATTCGAGCTGAGATGAGCAAGCGAGGCAAGGAGAACTGCTCCCAAAACGCAGGACACAGCCTCCCAGACGTCCGCTCGGCCCTGCAGAGGGACGCGGCGGCTGCCTACACACACCCCGAG GAGGCGTTCCTGCAGGAGGCCACCGTGTCCCAGCATGTCAACTCCGTCGAGCTCCCGCGGACGCGGCCACTGGCTCCACCGGAGCTGCACAGGCCACAGCGGCCTCTCCACAGGCAGGTGCACCTGCGGGGCCGGCCGGCCTCCAAGCCCACCATCATCCGGGGCATCACCTACTACAAGGCCAAGGACCCCGAGGACGAGAACGACATCGAGGAGCAGC agGACGAGCTCTTCAGCGGGGATGGCGGCGTGGACCTGCTGATTGAGGACCAGCTGCTGAGACATGACCACCTGCTCGCCAGTGTGCCCCGCAGGGCAGCTGCCACCCGGCACAGCGTGGCCATGGCCACTGGCATGGGCACCGAGGCCACAGCCCTGTCCTCCGCACGGCCACATGTCTCCCCATCGGCGCCTGGCGTCCTGGACCCCACTGTCTCTGCTGTGGCTGAGCCGACCTCCACGCCCACGTTGGCCACGCCCATGGCTTCGGATCCCCCGGGGGAGGCGGGCCTTGCACCTTCCACTCAGGCCTCACCCACCACGGTGGCCCACACAGCCACCCAGCCATCTCCGACCCCAGCTGCTCCACCTGTGGCTCCTGGGGATACGTTTCTGGGGACCACACACTTGGCCCTCGTGCCCCCCACCACGGTCAGGACAGATTCGCTGGAGAAGGAGGCCCTCACTGCCGGGCCAGGCACGGCCCTTGCCAGCCCCACCCCGAACCCAGAGGAGGCAGACGACATCCGGAATGTCATAG gaAGGTGCAAGGACACCCTGTCCACAATCACGGGGCCCACCACCCAGAACACCTACGGGAGGAACGAAGGGGCCTGGATGAAGGACCCCCTGGCCAGCGACGAGCGGATCTACGTGACCAATTACTACTATGGCAACACTCTGGTGGAGTTCCGGAACCTGGAGAGCTTCAAGCAGG GCCGCTGGAGCAACTCCTACAAGCTGCCCTACAGCTGGGTGGGCACGGGCCACGTGGTGTACGGCGGCGCCTTCTACTACAGCCGGGCCTTCACCCGCAACCTCATCAAGTACGACCTGCGCCGCCGCTTCGTGGCCGCCTGGGCCATGCTGCACGACGTGGCCTACGAGGAGGCTACTCCCTGGAGCTGGCAGGGCCACTCGGACGTGGACTTCGCCGTGGACGAGAACGGCCTGTGGCTCATCTACCCGGCCCTGGACGACGAGGGCTTCGGCCAGGAGGTGATCCTGCTGAGCAAGCTCAACGCAGCCGACCTGAGCACGCGGAAGGAGACCACGTGGCGCACGGGGCTGCGCCGCCACCTGTACGGCAACTGCTTCGTCATCTGCGGGGTGCTCTACGCCGTGGACAGCCACGACCAGCGCAACGCCAACATCTCCTACGCCTTCGACACCCACACCAACACGCAGATCGTGCCGCGGCTGCTGTTCGAGAACGAGTACTCCTACACCACGCAGGTGGACTACAACCCCAAGGACCGGCTGCTCTACGCCTGGGACAACGGCCACCAGGTCACCTACCGCGTCATCTTCGCCTACTGA